The Lebetimonas natsushimae genomic sequence ATTAAATTATACTCAGAATAAGTATGTGCAAATTTATCAAAATTCATTTTCTCTTTTTTGTTATAATTCTATCAAAAAAGGTAAAAAATGACATCAGTTTTATTTATAGTGCAAATTGTTTTAGTTATTGCAATCGTAATTTTAGTATTACTTCAAAAATCTCAGTCTATGGGACTTGGGGCTTATTCAAGTTCTAATGAAAGCGTATTTGGTGCAAAAGGGCCTATGAATTTTTTAGCAAAACTAACCATTACTTTAGGG encodes the following:
- the secG gene encoding preprotein translocase subunit SecG, with the protein product MTSVLFIVQIVLVIAIVILVLLQKSQSMGLGAYSSSNESVFGAKGPMNFLAKLTITLGFLFVLNTLTLTYLYNKQANTSVVNEVKIPKSAPLPPAPVK